One Paraburkholderia sp. HP33-1 genomic region harbors:
- a CDS encoding CBS domain-containing protein: MQASDIMTTQVVSITPDSSVYDAAKLLAGNRISGMPVVDDAGSVIGIVSEGDLLRRVETGTETPRRSWLAEFLAPTRQLAVEYLKERSIQVRDVMSAPAVTVDESAPLTEVAGLLGRKHIKRLPVVRKGKLVGIVSRSNLVRALASCAPAQLDAQPSDEQIRDAITKELEGHRWSMAADGLIVTEGVAHCWGVVRSEEERQVILAAAARTPGVKAVKDHLEYPVAFAPM, from the coding sequence ATGCAAGCCTCGGACATCATGACGACCCAGGTCGTTTCAATCACGCCGGACAGCTCGGTCTATGACGCGGCAAAGCTGCTTGCCGGGAACAGGATCAGTGGCATGCCCGTCGTCGACGACGCGGGCAGCGTAATCGGCATCGTCAGCGAGGGCGATCTGCTCCGGCGTGTCGAAACCGGCACCGAAACGCCGCGCCGTTCGTGGCTTGCGGAGTTCCTCGCGCCCACGCGTCAGCTCGCGGTCGAATATCTGAAGGAGCGTTCGATTCAGGTGCGTGACGTGATGAGCGCGCCCGCTGTCACCGTCGACGAATCCGCGCCGCTGACCGAGGTCGCCGGATTGCTCGGACGCAAGCACATCAAGCGGCTACCGGTAGTGCGCAAGGGCAAGCTCGTCGGTATCGTCAGCAGGTCCAACCTGGTGCGCGCGCTCGCGAGCTGCGCGCCCGCGCAGCTCGATGCGCAACCGTCGGACGAGCAGATCCGCGACGCGATCACGAAGGAACTCGAAGGACACCGCTGGTCGATGGCCGCCGACGGCCTGATCGTTACGGAGGGTGTCGCGCATTGCTGGGGTGTAGTGCGCTCCGAGGAAGAGCGTCAGGTGATCCTCGCGGCCGCCGCGCGCACGCCGGGCGTAAAAGCCGTGAAGGATCATCTGGAGTATCCGGTCGCCTTTGCGCCGATGTGA
- a CDS encoding Hsp20/alpha crystallin family protein, which yields MSNLTRFDPLSLDPVAELFQGFFRPMRSTLTTQDTELASMKIDMTETDGAYSVKAELPGVDKKDIDVQIDGSIVSINAKVERNKEEKEGERVIRRERYSGTFSRSFSLGVEVDEANAKAEYKDGVLSLSLPKKAPGDRKRLTVS from the coding sequence ATGAGCAATCTGACGCGTTTTGATCCGCTTTCGCTGGACCCTGTTGCGGAACTGTTTCAGGGTTTCTTCCGGCCGATGCGCTCGACGCTGACGACGCAGGACACCGAACTCGCATCGATGAAGATCGACATGACGGAAACCGACGGAGCCTATTCGGTGAAAGCCGAGCTGCCGGGCGTGGACAAGAAGGATATCGACGTTCAGATCGACGGGAGCATCGTTTCGATCAACGCGAAGGTCGAGCGCAACAAGGAGGAAAAGGAAGGCGAGCGCGTGATCCGCCGCGAGCGTTATTCCGGCACGTTCAGCCGCTCGTTCTCGCTCGGCGTTGAGGTCGACGAGGCCAACGCGAAAGCCGAATACAAGGACGGTGTGCTGTCGTTGAGCCTGCCTAAAAAGGCGCCTGGCGATCGCAAGCGCCTGACGGTCAGCTAG
- a CDS encoding nitroreductase family protein: MPDTQLLTYEPAPGQAPARARGEAPASIELPLPDMSSGAPLMKALSLRSSTREFSGDDLPPATLGALLWAAGGVNRSATGGRTAPSAHAFNEIDLYAVLPNGVYRYDPASHRLVLKHASDARNLTGYQDFVSEAPLDLVYVVNTSRLLQMPLQQRDIFSAVAAGAMAQNVALYCASEGLGNVVRGWINHRLLADALKLNEDELPILAQTVGALGTKLSSLAD; this comes from the coding sequence ATGCCCGACACGCAACTGCTGACTTATGAACCCGCACCCGGTCAAGCGCCGGCACGCGCGCGCGGGGAAGCCCCGGCTTCGATCGAATTGCCGCTGCCCGACATGAGTTCGGGCGCACCGCTCATGAAAGCGCTGTCGCTGCGTTCGAGCACGCGCGAGTTTTCCGGGGACGATCTGCCGCCCGCCACGCTCGGCGCGCTGCTGTGGGCCGCCGGCGGCGTCAATCGTTCCGCGACCGGCGGCCGCACGGCGCCGTCCGCGCATGCCTTCAACGAAATCGACCTCTACGCGGTGCTGCCCAACGGCGTCTACCGCTACGACCCGGCGTCGCACCGTCTCGTGCTCAAGCATGCGAGCGACGCGCGCAACCTGACCGGTTATCAGGACTTCGTCAGCGAGGCGCCGCTCGACCTCGTGTACGTGGTAAACACGTCGCGTCTGCTGCAGATGCCCTTGCAGCAACGCGATATCTTTTCCGCCGTCGCGGCGGGCGCGATGGCGCAAAACGTCGCGCTGTATTGCGCGTCCGAGGGGCTCGGCAACGTGGTGCGCGGCTGGATCAATCATCGTCTGCTCGCCGACGCGCTCAAGCTGAACGAAGACGAATTGCCGATTCTCGCGCAGACGGTTGGCGCACTCGGCACGAAGCTCAGCTCTCTCGCGGACTGA
- a CDS encoding siderophore-interacting protein: MQDQPTRPDLAVYRVRHPLKFRLLQVKQVRALTPHLIRVTFTGDDLDNFVSASFDDHMKVFFPEPGADRPTLPQAGPDGPVFPDGKRPTARDFTPRRFDRDARELDIEFAMHDAGPAATWAAQAQVGQYLGVGGPRGSLVIPTGFDWHLLIGDDTALPAIARRLEELPAGARVAAVIEVADPSARIEFTTQAELHLVWCYRSDADTQTGTRGAALLHAVRDLYLPEQGEGYVWAAGEAATIRAVRQHLCGERGVEKTRIRAASYWKQGAVAVHETLDD; this comes from the coding sequence ATGCAGGACCAGCCCACTCGCCCCGATCTCGCCGTGTATCGCGTGCGGCATCCGTTGAAGTTTCGTCTGCTGCAGGTCAAGCAGGTGCGCGCGCTAACGCCGCACCTGATTCGCGTGACCTTTACCGGCGACGATCTGGACAACTTCGTGTCCGCGTCGTTCGACGACCACATGAAGGTCTTTTTCCCCGAGCCGGGCGCCGACAGACCGACGCTGCCGCAAGCCGGCCCCGACGGTCCGGTGTTCCCCGACGGCAAGCGCCCGACCGCGCGCGATTTCACGCCGCGCCGTTTCGACCGCGACGCGCGCGAGCTCGACATCGAGTTCGCGATGCACGACGCGGGTCCGGCCGCGACGTGGGCCGCGCAGGCGCAGGTGGGGCAGTATCTGGGCGTCGGCGGCCCGCGCGGCTCGCTGGTGATTCCGACCGGTTTCGACTGGCATCTGCTGATCGGTGACGACACCGCGCTGCCCGCGATCGCGCGCCGTCTCGAAGAGCTGCCGGCCGGCGCGCGCGTCGCCGCGGTGATCGAAGTGGCCGACCCGTCGGCGCGCATCGAATTCACGACGCAGGCCGAACTGCACCTCGTCTGGTGCTATCGCAGCGACGCCGACACGCAGACCGGCACGCGCGGCGCAGCGCTGTTGCACGCGGTGCGCGATCTCTATCTGCCGGAGCAAGGCGAAGGCTACGTGTGGGCCGCCGGCGAAGCGGCGACGATCCGCGCGGTGCGCCAGCATCTGTGCGGCGAGCGCGGCGTCGAAAAAACGCGGATTCGCGCGGCCAGCTACTGGAAACAGGGCGCGGTCGCGGTCCACGAAACGCTCGACGACTGA
- a CDS encoding phosphoribosyltransferase — MGNLFRDRADAGRRLADALTDYQGRDDLVVLALPRGGVPVAFEVARALHAKLDVLIVRKLGAPYDKELAMGAIATGGTLHLERSVLRELQVSDAQLADVIARERVELARRELAYRGENPPAPVEGKTVIVVDDGIATGASMQAALKALRSRHPARIVVAVPVSPAGAQTDFEGIAHAFVSVLQPGWFTGISAFYGNFDQTTDEEVHACLAAARDWEHE; from the coding sequence ATGGGTAATCTGTTTCGCGACCGCGCCGATGCGGGCCGGCGGCTTGCCGACGCACTGACCGACTATCAGGGACGCGACGATCTGGTGGTGTTGGCGCTGCCGCGCGGGGGCGTACCTGTCGCGTTCGAGGTCGCGAGGGCATTGCATGCGAAGCTCGATGTCCTCATCGTCAGAAAGCTTGGTGCACCTTACGACAAGGAGCTGGCGATGGGCGCGATAGCGACCGGAGGCACCCTTCACCTGGAAAGATCAGTGCTGCGCGAACTGCAAGTCAGTGACGCTCAGTTGGCCGATGTGATCGCTCGCGAAAGAGTCGAACTCGCGCGCAGGGAACTGGCCTACCGTGGGGAGAACCCTCCGGCGCCCGTCGAGGGCAAGACGGTGATCGTGGTCGACGACGGCATCGCGACGGGGGCGTCGATGCAGGCGGCGCTCAAGGCGCTCCGTAGCCGGCATCCCGCTCGCATCGTCGTGGCGGTCCCGGTGTCGCCCGCCGGTGCGCAGACCGACTTCGAAGGCATCGCGCATGCGTTCGTGAGCGTACTGCAGCCGGGCTGGTTCACCGGGATCAGCGCGTTCTATGGGAATTTCGACCAGACGACCGATGAAGAAGTCCACGCGTGTCTCGCGGCCGCGCGCGATTGGGAGCATGAGTAG
- a CDS encoding DUF1488 domain-containing protein: protein MHISFPSSPPEYCARDLVLAFPALVDDQPVQCAITAEALEDHFGACSLREDDLVEAFLAHRVQIELAAQRLLEEVGAKPVLLHSGFFRFCT from the coding sequence ATGCATATTTCCTTTCCATCCAGCCCGCCCGAGTATTGCGCTCGCGATCTGGTGCTGGCGTTTCCGGCGCTCGTCGACGATCAGCCGGTGCAATGCGCGATCACGGCCGAAGCGCTCGAAGATCATTTCGGCGCGTGCTCGCTGCGCGAAGACGATCTGGTCGAGGCGTTCCTCGCGCATCGTGTCCAGATCGAACTGGCCGCGCAGCGTCTGCTCGAAGAGGTCGGCGCCAAACCCGTCCTGCTGCACAGCGGGTTTTTCAGGTTCTGCACGTAG
- a CDS encoding bifunctional aminoglycoside phosphotransferase/ATP-binding protein produces MSSPPKGKHGARRADASGGGVQHLANRLRAARRSVRGLGAVLRRPATYRHPAGRIVRIETHISVVYLAGRFAYKIIKPVAPGFADFTATATRERCCQAQVRLNRPLARGLYAGVLPIARHAGVLTLGAGGAAVEHAVKMRRFDEAALFSSLAAKGALTTSDIDSAARRLADYHLRAPRNASSSRYGSATLVRMQVETINAALLANCNHPEVPGIAAWCARQLDALAPVIERRRAEGFVRGCHGDLHLDNVVRWRGAIAMFDCIDFDDALRWIDVAADVAFLVMDLCARAEPRLANRLLNRWLETSGDYAALSLMPLYVAYRALVRAWVACLKAGYVAGRNVAIPQPALRYIEVARAQTQRPGPVLLLCHGYSGSGKSVASRALADLCGAVRVSSDAERKRLRPAPDAQTALGAEHYTQGARHAIYEHLLQLACGVLQSGHSVIVDATFLEFRHRGTFFALAERLGVPARILDFRAERAVLEQRIEARRKGPRDLSDADTATLTRQLASADALTAAEQALSLPFDTAVPIAAFESPGFWRPVLELMLPRTEPGAVASPATCRT; encoded by the coding sequence ATGAGCTCGCCGCCGAAGGGCAAGCATGGCGCACGCCGCGCTGATGCCTCTGGTGGTGGCGTCCAGCATCTCGCCAACCGTCTGCGCGCCGCGCGCCGCAGCGTGCGCGGACTCGGCGCGGTGCTGCGCAGGCCCGCAACCTATCGTCATCCGGCGGGCAGGATCGTCAGGATCGAAACGCATATTTCCGTCGTCTACCTCGCCGGGCGCTTCGCATACAAGATCATCAAACCCGTCGCACCAGGTTTCGCGGACTTCACCGCCACCGCGACCCGCGAGCGCTGCTGCCAAGCCCAGGTCCGTCTTAACCGCCCACTCGCACGCGGTCTCTATGCCGGCGTGCTGCCGATCGCGCGCCACGCCGGCGTGCTGACACTCGGGGCCGGCGGCGCGGCCGTCGAACACGCGGTCAAAATGCGCCGTTTCGACGAGGCGGCGCTCTTTTCGAGTCTCGCGGCAAAGGGAGCGCTGACGACGAGCGACATCGACAGCGCGGCGCGGCGGCTCGCCGACTATCACCTGAGGGCGCCCCGCAACGCGTCCTCGTCGCGCTACGGCAGCGCCACGCTGGTGCGCATGCAGGTCGAAACGATCAACGCTGCACTGCTGGCCAATTGCAACCATCCCGAAGTGCCCGGCATTGCCGCGTGGTGCGCGCGTCAGCTCGACGCACTCGCGCCCGTGATCGAGCGGCGCCGCGCCGAGGGTTTCGTGCGCGGCTGCCACGGCGATCTGCATCTGGACAACGTGGTTCGCTGGCGCGGCGCCATCGCGATGTTCGACTGTATCGACTTCGACGATGCGCTACGCTGGATCGACGTCGCCGCGGACGTCGCGTTTCTCGTGATGGATTTGTGCGCGCGAGCGGAACCCCGTCTGGCCAATCGCCTGTTGAACCGTTGGCTGGAGACATCGGGCGACTATGCGGCGCTTTCGCTGATGCCTTTGTATGTCGCCTATCGCGCTTTGGTGCGGGCGTGGGTCGCGTGCCTGAAAGCGGGATACGTGGCGGGCCGCAATGTCGCCATTCCGCAACCGGCCCTGCGCTACATCGAGGTCGCGCGAGCGCAGACGCAGAGGCCGGGACCCGTTCTGCTGCTGTGTCATGGCTATTCCGGTTCGGGGAAATCGGTCGCGAGCCGGGCTCTCGCGGACCTGTGCGGCGCCGTGCGCGTGTCGAGCGATGCCGAGCGCAAGCGCCTGCGGCCGGCGCCCGACGCGCAAACGGCGCTTGGCGCCGAACACTACACGCAGGGAGCGCGGCACGCGATCTACGAACACCTTCTTCAGCTCGCGTGCGGCGTGCTGCAAAGCGGCCACAGCGTGATCGTCGACGCGACCTTTCTCGAGTTCCGTCACCGCGGCACGTTTTTCGCGCTCGCCGAACGGCTCGGCGTGCCGGCCCGCATTCTCGACTTTCGCGCCGAGCGAGCGGTGCTCGAGCAGCGCATCGAAGCGCGCCGGAAAGGTCCGCGCGATCTGTCCGACGCCGACACCGCCACGCTCACGCGTCAGCTCGCGAGCGCCGACGCGCTGACTGCGGCCGAGCAGGCGCTGAGCTTGCCGTTCGACACTGCGGTACCCATCGCGGCGTTCGAGTCCCCCGGGTTCTGGCGCCCGGTGCTTGAACTGATGCTGCCGCGCACGGAACCTGGCGCGGTTGCCTCGCCCGCTACGTGCAGAACCTGA
- a CDS encoding response regulator — protein MLSQVTSNPVHILLVEDSPTDVLMTREAFEYHKVLNPLHVAQDGVEAMDFLHRKGRHLNAPRPGLILLDLNLPKKSGREVLQELKADPDLMSIPVIVLTTSKSEEDVARTYGLHANCYVTKPVDFTTFVDVLRRINDFWFSVVTLPPART, from the coding sequence ATGCTGTCACAGGTCACGAGCAATCCCGTTCACATCCTTCTCGTCGAAGACAGTCCTACCGACGTGTTGATGACGCGCGAGGCCTTCGAGTACCACAAGGTACTCAATCCCTTGCACGTCGCGCAGGACGGCGTCGAAGCCATGGATTTCCTGCACCGCAAAGGGCGGCATCTCAACGCGCCCCGTCCCGGGCTGATCCTCCTTGATCTCAATCTGCCGAAAAAGAGTGGCCGGGAGGTACTTCAGGAACTGAAAGCCGACCCCGATCTGATGAGCATTCCCGTCATCGTGCTCACCACGTCGAAATCGGAGGAGGACGTCGCAAGAACGTACGGACTACATGCGAATTGCTACGTCACCAAGCCGGTCGACTTCACGACGTTCGTCGATGTCCTGCGCAGAATCAACGACTTCTGGTTCAGTGTCGTGACGTTACCGCCGGCCAGGACATGA
- a CDS encoding phytoene desaturase family protein encodes MNAIPQKVVIIGAGIAGLCAAVHARKCGYAVTLLEQHDRPGGLATSWQRGAYTFEECLHWLLGSNPHDPMHALWREVFDIDRLHFVYPEEWMRVESADGNHLSIFSNLERLEAELLRHAPQDEAQILQFVHAVRSLSHCPLPPLGGTWHDRLTTGLRLLRYMPLLQNLSHITSEAYGKQFNDPLLRGFFGDGENAQLSVIALVFALAWVSNRNAGYPAGGSSAVIDPIAQNLRQLGGVLRTGASVRQILVENHTAVGVLLDDGERIDADWVVSAADGHTTVYDLLDGRYVGPRMAHIYRTYKPFPSFLQVSLGVARDLSQQCGYVMRLLDEPLTVDPKTVLRQIAFRLFHYDPTFAPAGKTAVTCTLPTRNVAYWSQLSQHDPQRYEAEKQRVANSVVAIFDELAPSARDAIEVIDVSTPATVVRCTRNWQGSMEGWLLTPQTGIRPLPSTLPGLRRFLMIGQWVMPGGGLPSGLITARRAVRRMCRQDGIAFVPDEHMQ; translated from the coding sequence ATGAACGCCATTCCCCAAAAAGTCGTCATCATCGGCGCCGGCATTGCGGGCCTGTGCGCGGCAGTACACGCGCGCAAGTGCGGATACGCCGTCACCCTGCTCGAACAGCACGACCGTCCTGGCGGACTCGCCACTAGCTGGCAGCGCGGCGCCTATACGTTCGAGGAATGTCTGCATTGGCTGCTCGGCTCGAATCCGCACGACCCCATGCACGCGCTATGGCGCGAAGTCTTCGACATCGACCGACTGCACTTCGTGTATCCGGAAGAATGGATGCGCGTGGAAAGCGCGGACGGCAACCATCTGTCCATTTTCTCGAACCTCGAGCGGCTCGAAGCGGAGCTGCTGCGGCACGCACCGCAGGACGAAGCGCAGATTCTCCAGTTCGTGCATGCCGTGCGCAGCTTGAGCCACTGCCCGCTGCCGCCGTTGGGCGGCACCTGGCATGACCGCCTGACGACGGGACTGCGATTGCTCCGCTACATGCCTCTTCTGCAAAACCTCTCGCACATCACCTCCGAAGCCTATGGCAAGCAGTTCAACGACCCGTTGCTGCGAGGCTTCTTCGGCGATGGAGAGAACGCGCAGCTCTCGGTGATCGCGCTCGTTTTCGCGCTCGCGTGGGTCAGCAACCGCAATGCCGGCTACCCGGCAGGCGGCTCGTCGGCAGTGATCGATCCGATTGCGCAGAACCTGCGGCAGCTCGGCGGCGTGTTGCGCACTGGCGCGAGCGTCAGGCAGATTCTCGTGGAAAACCACACGGCGGTGGGTGTGCTACTCGACGACGGCGAGCGCATCGACGCCGACTGGGTCGTCTCCGCCGCCGACGGGCATACGACCGTCTACGACCTGCTCGACGGGCGGTATGTCGGCCCACGCATGGCGCACATCTATCGCACGTACAAGCCCTTCCCGTCGTTCCTGCAGGTGAGCCTCGGCGTGGCGCGCGACCTCTCGCAACAGTGCGGATATGTGATGCGTCTGCTCGACGAGCCGCTCACGGTCGACCCGAAAACAGTGCTACGTCAGATCGCCTTCCGGCTGTTCCACTACGATCCGACGTTCGCGCCGGCAGGCAAGACCGCCGTGACGTGCACGCTGCCGACGCGCAACGTGGCGTACTGGTCGCAATTGAGCCAACACGACCCGCAACGATATGAAGCGGAAAAGCAGCGCGTGGCGAACAGCGTGGTCGCGATTTTCGACGAGCTCGCGCCCTCTGCGCGCGACGCGATAGAAGTGATCGACGTGTCGACACCCGCCACCGTGGTCCGCTGCACGCGCAACTGGCAAGGCAGCATGGAAGGTTGGCTGCTCACGCCGCAGACAGGCATAAGGCCCTTGCCGTCGACACTGCCCGGCTTGCGGCGGTTCCTGATGATCGGCCAGTGGGTCATGCCCGGCGGCGGCCTGCCGTCCGGCCTGATTACCGCGCGGCGCGCGGTGCGCCGCATGTGCCGGCAGGACGGCATCGCCTTCGTGCCGGACGAGCACATGCAGTAG
- a CDS encoding PadR family transcriptional regulator, whose protein sequence is MRHPHRFSGLRGAHGRFHAGFGLPSPQASEVAGRGPRFGGGFGGPGGFGGFGGGPGGFSGDGEGFPRGRKFSSDDLQLLLLSLIDTQPSHGYELIKALETRSNGFYSPSPGMVYPALTYLEELGYVTVQLEGNRKRYELADAGREYLAANRERVELMLARLSHIARKMDSVRRAFAGEEPADVSEGGWVPELNEARRTLKNALLRRDSAPADEQRRIAAILMRAAQEIEGGNGSEPTA, encoded by the coding sequence ATGCGTCATCCTCATCGTTTTTCCGGTCTGCGCGGCGCGCACGGGCGTTTTCACGCCGGTTTCGGCCTTCCGTCGCCGCAGGCGAGCGAAGTCGCAGGCCGCGGCCCACGCTTCGGAGGTGGTTTCGGCGGCCCTGGCGGATTCGGTGGTTTCGGCGGCGGCCCGGGCGGCTTCAGCGGCGACGGCGAAGGTTTTCCGCGCGGCCGCAAATTCAGCTCCGACGATCTGCAACTGCTGCTGCTGTCGCTGATCGACACGCAGCCGAGCCACGGCTACGAACTCATCAAGGCGCTCGAAACGCGCTCGAACGGCTTCTACAGCCCGAGCCCCGGCATGGTCTATCCGGCGCTGACCTATCTCGAGGAGCTCGGCTATGTCACCGTGCAGCTCGAAGGCAACCGCAAGCGCTATGAACTGGCCGATGCAGGCCGCGAATACCTGGCCGCGAACCGCGAGCGCGTCGAGCTGATGCTCGCCCGGCTCTCGCATATCGCACGCAAGATGGATTCGGTGCGCCGCGCGTTTGCCGGCGAAGAACCGGCCGACGTCAGCGAGGGCGGCTGGGTGCCTGAGCTGAACGAAGCGCGCCGCACGCTGAAGAATGCGCTGCTGCGCCGCGATAGCGCGCCGGCCGACGAGCAGCGCCGCATCGCCGCGATACTGATGCGCGCGGCCCAAGAAATCGAAGGCGGCAACGGCAGCGAGCCGACCGCCTGA
- a CDS encoding acetyltransferase, producing the protein MNRFDVFNGDADGICALHELRLAEPADTIPVTGAKRDVTLLRRANAQPGDSVTVLDISLDSNRDSLIALLDRGVKIDYFDHHFPGRIPEHALLTTHIDTSPDMCTALIVDRHLQGRYTRWAVIAAYGDNLHRAAHRAATACAMNSFDEQKLRELGEAINYNAYGDSVADLAVDPVEMYRAIQPFADPLEFIASSSVLPDLQARRTEDLELALGSAAVRRLANGTLHILPDAAWARRVRGEFANLVARRDPERAHAVLTLRGDGRYVASVRAPLDCPRGADVLCRKFGGNGRVAAGGIAGLDHARLDEFMAAFSAAFCSQSRGAGGR; encoded by the coding sequence ATGAACCGATTCGACGTTTTCAATGGCGATGCCGACGGTATCTGCGCGCTGCACGAGTTGCGGCTCGCCGAGCCTGCCGACACGATCCCGGTCACGGGCGCCAAGCGCGACGTGACGTTGTTGCGTCGAGCCAACGCGCAACCCGGCGATAGCGTGACCGTGCTGGATATTTCGCTCGATTCGAACCGCGATTCGCTGATCGCGTTGCTGGACCGCGGGGTGAAGATCGACTATTTCGATCACCATTTCCCCGGCCGCATCCCCGAACACGCGCTGTTGACGACCCACATCGATACGTCACCGGATATGTGCACGGCGCTGATCGTGGACCGCCATCTGCAAGGCCGCTACACACGCTGGGCGGTGATCGCGGCCTATGGCGACAATCTGCATCGGGCGGCGCATCGGGCCGCCACCGCGTGCGCGATGAACTCGTTCGACGAGCAGAAACTGCGCGAACTTGGCGAAGCGATCAACTACAACGCCTACGGAGATAGCGTCGCCGATCTCGCCGTCGATCCTGTCGAGATGTATCGCGCCATTCAACCCTTTGCGGACCCGCTGGAGTTCATCGCGTCGAGCAGCGTATTGCCCGATCTACAGGCGCGACGAACCGAAGACCTCGAACTGGCCTTGGGAAGCGCGGCAGTCCGGCGGCTCGCGAACGGAACGCTGCACATCCTTCCCGACGCGGCGTGGGCGCGGCGCGTGCGAGGCGAATTCGCCAATCTCGTCGCGCGACGCGACCCAGAGCGAGCACACGCGGTGCTGACGCTGCGCGGCGACGGCCGATACGTGGCGAGCGTGCGCGCGCCGCTGGACTGCCCGCGCGGCGCCGACGTTCTTTGCAGGAAATTCGGCGGAAACGGCAGGGTGGCGGCCGGCGGTATCGCCGGGCTCGATCACGCGCGTCTCGACGAATTCATGGCGGCGTTCAGCGCTGCGTTTTGCAGCCAAAGCCGTGGGGCGGGTGGCCGATAG
- a CDS encoding hybrid sensor histidine kinase/response regulator — protein MNTTQHLRILLVEDSPSDALLIREALADADDFRHDLVHAERLGDAISRCTATRFDIVLLDLGLPDAHGISTFRIFRDRVPELPVLVFTGLDDKSVGLQAIQDGAQDYLVKRNLDPSGLSRAIRYAIERHRIARALKESEERFQLAVRGASAGLWDWNPQSGAIWLSPYFKKILGYEPDEFPDDAAALREATHPADIERVDTCLAAHLEQMRPYDIEYRMRTKSGDYRWVHARAQALWNQFGQPNRMLGWIIDVTDRRLAEEALRASRAELQRLSAGIEQAREEEKTRIARELHDDFGQQLVALKIACARLDTQIRSSDSPEGAADLESVYRLIDQLVESVRRIATDLRPAMLDDLGLIPALEWLVSRFSERHGVRVARRIGEDIDFNYDSATAVFRIVQEALTNVARHAQATDVVLEIVREEPYCVVRITDNGRGSAPDQRPATDSFGLLGIRERVWALRGDLQIRTAPDEGFAITVSLPLDTIEARIERAAHGPSDPTR, from the coding sequence ATGAACACGACCCAGCACCTGCGGATCCTGCTCGTCGAAGACAGTCCGAGCGATGCTCTGCTGATCCGGGAGGCGCTTGCCGATGCGGATGACTTCAGGCACGACCTCGTGCATGCGGAACGCCTTGGGGACGCCATTTCTCGCTGTACGGCCACCCGTTTCGACATCGTTCTTCTCGATCTCGGTTTGCCCGACGCGCACGGAATTTCCACGTTCCGGATCTTTCGCGATCGAGTGCCGGAGCTGCCCGTGCTGGTATTCACCGGTCTCGACGACAAGTCGGTTGGCCTCCAGGCGATTCAGGACGGGGCACAGGATTATCTCGTCAAGCGCAACCTCGACCCTTCCGGATTGAGCCGGGCGATCCGCTACGCGATCGAACGCCATCGCATCGCGCGGGCGCTCAAGGAAAGCGAAGAGCGGTTTCAGCTGGCCGTACGCGGTGCGAGCGCGGGCTTGTGGGACTGGAATCCGCAATCGGGCGCAATCTGGCTTTCCCCATATTTCAAGAAAATCCTCGGCTATGAACCAGACGAATTTCCCGACGACGCCGCGGCACTTCGCGAAGCCACTCATCCGGCTGACATCGAACGCGTCGACACATGTCTGGCCGCGCATCTCGAACAGATGCGCCCGTATGACATCGAATACCGCATGCGGACAAAATCCGGCGACTACCGCTGGGTCCATGCGCGAGCGCAGGCGCTGTGGAATCAGTTCGGGCAACCCAATCGTATGCTGGGCTGGATCATCGATGTCACAGACCGCAGGCTCGCCGAGGAGGCGCTGCGAGCCTCGCGCGCAGAGCTCCAGCGACTGTCGGCAGGCATCGAGCAGGCGCGCGAGGAGGAAAAGACCCGGATCGCGCGGGAATTGCATGACGATTTCGGCCAGCAGCTCGTCGCGCTGAAGATCGCGTGCGCGAGGCTCGATACGCAGATCAGGAGCAGCGATAGCCCGGAAGGGGCGGCCGACCTCGAGAGCGTCTACAGGCTGATCGATCAGCTTGTGGAGTCCGTGCGGCGCATCGCCACCGATCTGCGGCCGGCGATGCTCGACGATCTGGGGCTTATTCCTGCCCTCGAATGGCTCGTCAGCCGGTTTTCGGAGCGGCATGGCGTGCGCGTTGCTCGTCGCATCGGCGAAGACATCGATTTCAACTACGACAGCGCCACGGCGGTGTTCCGGATCGTTCAGGAAGCGCTGACGAATGTCGCGCGGCATGCGCAAGCAACCGACGTGGTGCTTGAAATTGTGCGCGAGGAACCGTACTGCGTCGTTCGCATTACAGACAACGGCCGCGGCAGCGCGCCGGACCAACGACCCGCTACGGACTCGTTCGGTCTGTTGGGAATCCGCGAACGCGTGTGGGCCTTGCGCGGCGACCTGCAAATCCGCACGGCGCCGGACGAGGGCTTTGCAATAACCGTCTCGTTGCCGCTCGACACCATCGAAGCCCGCATCGAGAGAGCGGCGCACGGCCCCTCGGACCCGACGCGCTAG